One window from the genome of Mycolicibacterium gadium encodes:
- a CDS encoding GNAT family N-acetyltransferase, with the protein MSRASVLIAPDDIDTRAASASALPRYTLLLSTDPALIESAQRLRHDVFTSEPGFALVGASPEFHAGLDADGFDEHCDHLLVREDNSGEIVGCYRMLPPPGAIAAGGLYTATEFDVQGLDRLRPSLVEMGRAVVREDHRNGGVVLLMWAGILAYLDRCGYDYVAGCVSVAVAGAEDSAPGSQIRGVRDFVRHRHAAPAEYTVYPYRPVTVDGKGLDDIDPPARVSIPPLMRGYLRLGAQVCGDPAHDPEFGVGDFPALLDKRRADIRYLKRLRSVGAASAMAEGMTS; encoded by the coding sequence ATGAGCAGAGCGTCTGTACTCATCGCCCCCGACGACATCGACACCCGCGCGGCATCCGCGTCCGCACTGCCGCGCTACACCTTGTTGCTGTCCACCGACCCCGCGCTCATCGAATCCGCGCAGCGCCTCCGTCACGATGTGTTCACGTCCGAGCCCGGATTTGCGCTCGTCGGCGCCAGCCCGGAATTTCATGCCGGCCTGGACGCCGATGGCTTCGACGAGCACTGCGACCATCTGCTGGTTCGCGAGGACAACTCCGGCGAAATCGTCGGCTGTTACCGGATGCTGCCGCCGCCCGGCGCCATCGCCGCCGGAGGCCTGTACACCGCAACTGAATTCGACGTCCAGGGCCTCGACAGACTGCGGCCCTCACTGGTCGAGATGGGCCGCGCCGTGGTTCGCGAGGATCACCGCAACGGCGGCGTCGTGCTGCTGATGTGGGCAGGAATCTTGGCCTACCTGGACCGCTGTGGCTACGACTATGTGGCCGGCTGCGTGTCGGTGGCGGTCGCCGGTGCTGAGGACAGCGCGCCCGGCAGCCAGATCCGCGGGGTGCGCGATTTCGTCCGCCACCGCCATGCCGCTCCCGCCGAATACACGGTGTATCCCTACCGGCCGGTGACGGTCGATGGTAAGGGCCTGGACGACATCGATCCGCCCGCGCGGGTGTCCATACCGCCGTTGATGCGCGGTTATCTGCGGCTCGGCGCGCAAGTCTGCGGCGATCCGGCCCACGACCCGGAATTCGGCGTCGGCGACTTCCCGGCGCTGCTGGACAAACGCCGGGCCGACATCCGATATCTCAAGCGCCTGAGATCGGTGGGTGCGGCGAGCGCGATGGCCGAGGGGATGACGTCATGA
- a CDS encoding 4-coumarate--CoA ligase family protein, with protein sequence MSFASPFPEVDIPSSSVYDFLFDRIAEEDLDQIALVDAKTGRETTYREMIARVDAFAGALTGRGIGVGDVVGLLSPNSSAFAVAFHGILRSGATATTINALFTAKDIAKQLTDSNAKMLVTVTPLLAQAKEAAAAVGLANSDLVVLDGEGHEIAGHPNAADLMKPGLPAPDVSFAPSSHLAVLPYSSGTTGNPKGVMLTHRNLVANVAQIRPLHGMVADDVVIAVLPFFHIYGMTVLLNAALHARARLVIMPSFDLTEFLANIANHKCTIAFIAPPVAVALAKHPLIDDYDLGSLKVVMSGAAPLDADLGQAVADRLGCRVVQGYGMSELSPVSHITPFDAGAHDVKGAAPLSSVGWTVSNAASKIINPETGDEIGVPTAGLSETGELWFKGPNVMAGYLNNDSATKETIDDNGWLHTGDLAQVDANGCVYIVDRLKELIKYKGYQVPPAELEAVLLSHPGIADAAVIGVVDAEGEEVPKAFVVKQAEQELSADEVMEFVAGQVAPYKKVRQVEFIEAIPKSASGKILRKDLRTA encoded by the coding sequence ATGAGCTTCGCGAGCCCATTCCCCGAAGTCGATATCCCGTCCTCCAGCGTCTACGACTTCCTGTTCGACCGCATCGCCGAGGAAGACCTCGACCAGATCGCCCTCGTCGACGCGAAGACGGGCCGGGAAACCACCTACCGCGAGATGATCGCGCGTGTCGACGCGTTCGCCGGGGCGCTGACCGGGCGCGGTATCGGCGTCGGGGATGTCGTCGGGCTGCTGTCTCCGAACAGTTCGGCATTCGCAGTCGCGTTCCACGGCATCCTGCGCTCGGGTGCCACCGCCACGACCATCAACGCGTTGTTCACCGCCAAGGACATCGCCAAGCAGCTGACCGATTCGAACGCCAAGATGCTGGTGACGGTCACACCGCTGCTGGCCCAGGCGAAGGAAGCGGCCGCGGCGGTCGGGCTGGCCAACAGCGATCTCGTCGTGCTGGACGGTGAGGGCCATGAGATCGCCGGCCATCCCAACGCCGCCGACCTGATGAAGCCGGGTCTGCCGGCACCCGACGTCAGCTTCGCCCCGTCCTCGCATCTTGCGGTGCTGCCGTACAGCTCCGGCACGACCGGAAACCCCAAGGGGGTGATGCTGACTCACCGCAACCTGGTGGCCAACGTCGCGCAGATCCGACCGCTGCACGGCATGGTCGCCGACGATGTCGTGATCGCCGTGCTCCCCTTCTTCCACATCTACGGAATGACGGTGCTGCTCAACGCCGCCCTGCACGCCCGCGCACGCCTGGTCATCATGCCGAGCTTCGATCTGACCGAATTTCTGGCGAACATCGCGAACCACAAGTGCACGATCGCGTTCATCGCGCCGCCGGTCGCCGTCGCGCTGGCCAAGCATCCGCTGATCGACGATTACGACCTCGGCTCGCTGAAAGTCGTCATGTCGGGCGCCGCCCCGCTGGACGCCGATCTCGGTCAGGCCGTCGCCGACCGGTTGGGATGCCGCGTCGTTCAGGGCTACGGGATGAGCGAGCTGAGCCCCGTCAGCCACATCACCCCGTTCGACGCGGGCGCGCATGACGTCAAGGGCGCCGCGCCGCTGAGCTCGGTCGGGTGGACGGTGTCCAACGCCGCGTCCAAAATCATCAACCCCGAGACCGGCGACGAAATCGGTGTCCCCACAGCAGGTCTCAGTGAGACGGGCGAACTCTGGTTCAAGGGGCCGAACGTGATGGCGGGCTACCTGAACAACGACTCGGCCACCAAGGAGACGATCGATGACAACGGCTGGCTGCACACCGGCGACCTCGCCCAGGTCGACGCCAACGGCTGCGTGTACATCGTCGACCGGCTCAAGGAACTGATCAAGTACAAGGGCTACCAGGTGCCCCCCGCCGAACTCGAGGCAGTGCTGCTCAGCCATCCCGGGATCGCCGACGCGGCGGTCATCGGAGTTGTCGACGCCGAAGGCGAAGAGGTGCCAAAGGCTTTCGTGGTCAAACAGGCCGAGCAGGAGTTGAGCGCGGACGAGGTGATGGAGTTCGTCGCCGGTCAGGTGGCGCCGTACAAGAAGGTCCGTCAGGTGGAGTTCATCGAGGCGATACCGAAATCCGCGTCGGGCAAGATCCTCCGTAAGGATCTACGAACGGCGTAG
- a CDS encoding ArsR/SmtB family transcription factor, with protein sequence MSTSVVARAPLFDALGDPNRLRIITRLCDGGPCSTTEVTTVVSVSRQAATKHLLLLETVGLVSSRRHGRERIWRMEPKPLADASEYLNALSQRWDKAIDRLRTFVEDK encoded by the coding sequence ATGAGTACGTCGGTCGTCGCCAGGGCGCCGCTGTTCGACGCCTTGGGCGACCCGAACCGCCTGCGCATCATCACCCGCCTGTGCGACGGCGGGCCGTGCTCGACGACCGAGGTCACCACGGTGGTATCTGTTAGCCGACAGGCGGCGACCAAGCATCTGTTGCTCCTGGAGACCGTGGGCCTGGTGAGCAGTCGGCGTCACGGCAGGGAACGTATCTGGCGGATGGAGCCGAAGCCCTTGGCCGATGCCAGCGAATACCTGAATGCGTTGTCGCAAAGATGGGACAAAGCAATTGACCGCTTGCGAACTTTTGTCGAGGATAAATAG
- a CDS encoding cysteine desulfurase family protein: MTSPDDLRPSGALPVYLDHAATTPMHPGAIEAMTSVLATVGNASSLHGAGRTARRRMEEARETLAKLLGARPSEVIFTAGGTESDNLAVKGIYWARRDGDPRRRRIITTGVEHHAVLDTVEWLVEHEGAEVTWLPVDTDGSISPSALRDALRDHDDVALVTVMWANNEVGTIMPIAKLAAIAAEFDIPMHSDAVQAVGQIPVDFADSGLSAMSIAGHKFGGPTGVGALLLRRDTACVPLLHGGGQERDVRSGTPDVAGAVAMAVAARIAVEGLEASSVRVTELRDRLIDGVLSSIDDVHLNGATGSDRLPGNTHFTFRGCEGDSLLMLLDAKGVECSTGSACTAGVAQPSHVLIAMGADPASARGSLRLSLGHTTTESDVEAALAVLPAAVERARHAALASLGVVD, translated from the coding sequence ATGACCTCGCCAGATGATCTTCGCCCCAGCGGCGCGCTGCCGGTCTATCTGGATCACGCTGCCACCACCCCGATGCACCCCGGGGCCATCGAGGCGATGACGTCAGTCCTGGCGACCGTCGGTAACGCGTCGTCACTGCACGGCGCCGGGCGGACCGCCCGCCGCCGCATGGAGGAGGCCCGCGAGACGCTCGCCAAGCTACTGGGCGCTCGGCCGTCCGAGGTGATCTTCACCGCGGGTGGAACCGAGAGTGACAACCTGGCGGTCAAGGGCATCTACTGGGCACGGCGAGACGGCGACCCGCGCCGCCGACGCATCATCACCACTGGCGTTGAGCACCACGCCGTGCTCGATACCGTCGAGTGGCTCGTCGAACACGAAGGCGCGGAGGTGACCTGGCTGCCCGTCGACACCGACGGATCGATATCACCGTCGGCGCTTCGGGATGCGTTGCGGGACCACGACGACGTGGCGCTGGTGACGGTCATGTGGGCAAACAACGAAGTCGGCACGATCATGCCGATCGCGAAACTGGCTGCGATCGCTGCCGAATTCGACATCCCGATGCATAGCGACGCCGTCCAGGCGGTGGGTCAGATACCGGTCGACTTCGCCGATAGCGGACTGTCGGCGATGAGCATCGCCGGGCACAAATTCGGCGGGCCCACCGGGGTGGGGGCATTGCTGTTGCGCCGCGACACGGCATGTGTGCCGTTGTTGCACGGTGGTGGACAAGAACGCGATGTGCGTTCGGGTACACCGGATGTCGCCGGTGCAGTCGCCATGGCCGTCGCAGCACGGATCGCAGTAGAAGGCCTGGAAGCCAGCAGCGTACGCGTCACCGAACTGCGCGACCGCCTGATCGACGGCGTGCTGTCGAGCATTGACGATGTGCACCTCAATGGCGCGACGGGCAGCGACCGGCTTCCCGGCAACACCCACTTCACGTTCCGCGGCTGCGAGGGCGACTCGCTGCTGATGCTGCTGGACGCCAAAGGGGTTGAGTGCTCGACAGGTTCGGCGTGCACCGCCGGAGTCGCGCAGCCCTCACATGTGCTGATCGCGATGGGCGCCGATCCCGCCAGCGCCCGCGGCTCGTTGCGATTGTCGTTGGGCCACACCACCACCGAATCAGATGTCGAGGCCGCGTTGGCCGTCCTGCCCGCCGCGGTCGAGCGCGCGCGGCACGCGGCATTGGCCAGTCTGGGAGTCGTCGACTAA
- a CDS encoding MmcQ/YjbR family DNA-binding protein, translating into MPHPVMFRDDDPALAKVRTIALEFPEAYEKVSHGRPSFFVTKMFLMYGGSVKPATKGAGYVQYPQSIMVKVDESDRRALEADHRFFFPAYLGPAGWLGLNLAATKKPDWREVTELIDASYRLTAPKKLAARLDEA; encoded by the coding sequence ATGCCACATCCGGTGATGTTCCGAGACGACGACCCGGCGCTGGCGAAGGTGCGCACGATCGCGCTGGAATTCCCCGAGGCGTACGAAAAAGTGTCGCACGGCCGGCCGTCGTTCTTCGTCACGAAGATGTTCTTGATGTACGGCGGCAGCGTCAAACCGGCGACCAAGGGCGCCGGCTATGTCCAGTACCCGCAGTCGATCATGGTCAAGGTCGACGAGAGCGACCGTCGCGCGCTCGAGGCCGATCATCGGTTCTTCTTCCCCGCTTACCTGGGCCCGGCAGGCTGGTTGGGCCTGAATCTCGCGGCGACGAAGAAGCCCGATTGGCGCGAGGTCACCGAGCTGATCGACGCGTCGTATCGGTTGACCGCACCCAAGAAGCTCGCCGCCCGACTCGACGAAGCTTGA
- a CDS encoding sensor domain-containing protein, protein MPVATRSFLAWGVAALLAAGCTQSVAGTAVRAVPGLDDDSRSPVDVETVVLDQSQMRAITGAGEDLSIIPSMDGKIPVDVESLVKGAPPQCEWLFAESQTFGPDVEEFHKTTFQNPPAGALISEGVAAYRDAETARAAFDSLVSRVDDCGSTALGSALVGDWTSGSQALTMRPGACGRDYRVKSVVMVEVTFCHFPGSVPDIVMTNILANVPE, encoded by the coding sequence ATGCCCGTGGCGACCAGGTCATTTCTGGCCTGGGGGGTGGCGGCACTCCTTGCCGCGGGCTGCACGCAGTCGGTCGCCGGAACCGCGGTGCGGGCAGTCCCCGGCCTCGACGACGATTCGCGGTCGCCGGTCGACGTCGAGACGGTAGTCCTCGACCAGTCGCAGATGCGGGCGATCACCGGAGCCGGCGAAGACCTCTCGATCATCCCGAGCATGGACGGCAAGATCCCTGTCGACGTCGAATCACTCGTCAAAGGTGCGCCGCCACAATGTGAATGGCTATTTGCAGAATCCCAGACGTTCGGTCCCGACGTGGAGGAGTTCCACAAGACCACGTTCCAAAATCCACCCGCCGGCGCCCTCATCTCCGAAGGCGTGGCGGCCTATCGCGACGCCGAAACCGCCCGGGCGGCGTTCGACAGCCTCGTCAGCCGAGTCGACGATTGCGGCTCAACCGCTTTGGGATCGGCACTGGTCGGCGATTGGACAAGCGGCAGCCAGGCCCTGACGATGCGGCCGGGCGCCTGCGGCCGGGACTACCGCGTCAAATCGGTGGTGATGGTGGAGGTCACCTTCTGTCACTTCCCCGGCTCGGTGCCCGACATCGTGATGACGAACATCCTCGCGAATGTGCCGGAGTGA
- a CDS encoding electron transfer flavoprotein subunit alpha/FixB family protein encodes MAEVLVLVEHAEGAPKKVTAELITAARKLGEPAAVVVGKPGTAEGLTDALKAAGAAKIYVAESDDAENYLITPYVDVLASLVESASPAGVVLAASADGKEIGGRLAARIGAGVLTDVVEVQEGGKAIHSIFGGAYTVEAESTGELAVITVRPGAIDAEPADGAGEVVSVEVPAQAENATKITKREPAVAGDRPELTEATVVVSGGRGVGSAENFNVVEELADSLGAAVGASRAAVDSGYYPGQFQVGQTGKTVSPQLYIALGISGAIQHRAGMQTSKTIIAVNKDEEAPIFEIADLGIVGDLFKVAPQLTEKVKARKG; translated from the coding sequence ATGGCTGAAGTACTTGTGCTCGTCGAGCACGCTGAAGGTGCCCCGAAGAAGGTCACCGCCGAACTGATCACCGCCGCACGTAAATTGGGCGAGCCCGCCGCTGTCGTAGTGGGCAAACCGGGCACGGCCGAAGGACTGACCGACGCCCTCAAGGCCGCCGGTGCGGCCAAGATCTATGTCGCCGAATCCGACGACGCCGAGAACTACCTCATCACCCCGTACGTGGATGTGCTGGCCTCGCTCGTCGAGTCCGCCAGCCCGGCCGGTGTGGTGCTGGCCGCGTCCGCGGACGGCAAGGAGATCGGGGGCCGGCTGGCCGCGCGCATCGGCGCGGGTGTGCTGACCGACGTCGTGGAGGTCCAGGAGGGCGGCAAGGCCATCCACTCCATCTTCGGTGGCGCGTACACCGTCGAGGCCGAGTCCACCGGCGAACTGGCCGTCATCACCGTGCGCCCCGGTGCCATTGACGCCGAGCCTGCCGACGGTGCGGGCGAGGTCGTCAGCGTGGAGGTCCCGGCGCAGGCCGAGAATGCCACAAAGATCACCAAGCGCGAACCGGCCGTGGCCGGCGATCGCCCAGAGCTCACCGAGGCCACCGTGGTGGTGTCGGGCGGCCGTGGTGTCGGTAGCGCCGAGAACTTCAATGTGGTCGAGGAGTTGGCCGACTCGCTCGGCGCCGCGGTCGGCGCGTCTCGTGCCGCGGTCGATTCCGGCTACTACCCGGGACAGTTCCAGGTGGGCCAGACCGGCAAGACCGTCTCCCCGCAGCTGTACATCGCGTTGGGCATCTCGGGAGCGATTCAGCACCGCGCGGGGATGCAGACGTCGAAGACGATCATCGCGGTGAACAAGGACGAAGAGGCCCCGATCTTCGAGATCGCCGACCTCGGCATCGTCGGCGACCTGTTCAAGGTCGCGCCGCAGCTAACCGAGAAGGTCAAGGCTCGCAAGGGCTGA
- a CDS encoding lysophospholipid acyltransferase family protein, with the protein MSADSPWLPRATCDASCVAATVAPAGQRVIVAWRVAIRATFAFLLLAAVPLLAIPVPGRSHVQRNYCRLMLRCLGVRIAVSGGPIRNLQAVLVVSGHVSWVDIFAIGSVLPGRFVAKSEMINWPGLGFLARLMKVIPIDRDNLRRLPDVVSTIAARLQAGQTVVAFPEGTTWCGVAYGQFRPAMFQAAVDAGRPVQPLRLSYHGRDGQPSTIAAYVGEDTLLASIKRLITAQRTIVWVQVESLQLPGTDRRDLANRCESAVRGDAPRSARRGHGHALVA; encoded by the coding sequence ATGAGCGCCGACAGCCCCTGGCTGCCGCGCGCCACGTGCGACGCCAGTTGCGTAGCTGCGACAGTGGCGCCCGCCGGCCAGCGTGTGATCGTCGCGTGGCGCGTCGCGATACGCGCCACGTTCGCGTTCCTGCTTCTGGCCGCCGTTCCGCTGCTCGCCATTCCGGTGCCGGGTCGCTCTCATGTGCAGCGAAACTATTGCCGGCTAATGCTGCGCTGTCTGGGTGTGCGAATCGCGGTGTCCGGCGGGCCGATTCGAAACCTGCAGGCGGTGCTGGTGGTCAGCGGCCATGTGTCGTGGGTCGACATCTTCGCGATCGGCTCGGTGTTACCGGGCCGGTTCGTCGCCAAGTCCGAGATGATCAACTGGCCTGGGCTCGGGTTCCTGGCTCGGCTGATGAAAGTGATCCCGATCGACCGGGATAACCTGCGGCGCCTGCCCGACGTCGTTTCCACGATTGCCGCCCGGTTGCAGGCCGGACAGACGGTCGTCGCGTTTCCCGAGGGCACGACGTGGTGCGGCGTGGCGTACGGCCAGTTCCGGCCTGCGATGTTCCAAGCCGCCGTCGATGCGGGCAGGCCGGTTCAACCGCTGCGGCTGAGCTACCACGGTCGTGATGGCCAGCCGTCGACCATCGCCGCTTATGTCGGTGAAGACACGCTGCTGGCATCCATCAAACGGCTCATCACCGCGCAGCGCACCATCGTGTGGGTGCAGGTCGAATCCCTGCAGTTGCCGGGCACCGATCGCCGGGACCTGGCCAACCGCTGCGAATCGGCCGTGCGTGGGGACGCACCGCGTTCGGCACGCCGCGGACACGGTCACGCATTGGTGGCCTGA
- a CDS encoding nitroreductase: protein MTESFSEFAKIVQERHSIRMFLRDKPVPRELLDEALALAVRAPSNSNIQPWRLFLATGPRRDRLVEALLAQASTGYPATVGLPESFARLRREIGALVYGSMGIERNDGEGRRIAQLRNWEFFRAPVAGVVCMHRDLGHADSLAVGMFLQTLLLALTERGLGTCLQVSVAHFPDVLREQLDIPDDLQILCGLAVGYADPDFPANRLQTPRNPVGENVVFLDS from the coding sequence GTGACCGAATCCTTCAGCGAGTTCGCCAAAATCGTGCAGGAACGTCATTCGATCCGGATGTTCCTGCGCGACAAGCCGGTCCCGCGCGAACTGCTCGATGAGGCGCTCGCGCTCGCGGTGCGGGCACCGTCGAACTCCAACATTCAGCCCTGGCGTCTCTTCCTGGCGACGGGCCCGCGCCGAGACCGGCTCGTCGAAGCTCTGCTGGCGCAGGCGTCGACCGGATATCCCGCGACGGTGGGTCTGCCGGAGAGCTTCGCCCGCCTGCGCCGGGAGATCGGTGCCCTGGTGTACGGATCCATGGGCATCGAGCGAAACGACGGCGAGGGTCGTCGCATTGCGCAGCTGCGCAACTGGGAGTTCTTCCGCGCCCCAGTGGCGGGCGTGGTCTGCATGCACCGCGATCTGGGGCACGCCGACAGCCTCGCCGTCGGGATGTTCCTGCAGACACTTCTGCTCGCCCTCACCGAACGCGGCCTGGGAACGTGCCTCCAGGTGTCGGTCGCCCATTTTCCCGACGTACTGCGAGAGCAACTGGACATCCCGGACGATCTGCAGATCCTGTGTGGCCTCGCGGTGGGTTACGCCGACCCGGACTTTCCGGCGAACCGGCTGCAGACGCCGCGCAACCCCGTCGGAGAGAACGTCGTGTTTCTCGACAGCTGA
- a CDS encoding uroporphyrinogen decarboxylase/cobalamine-independent methonine synthase family protein: protein MSVFAAATGIGSWPGTSPRQAAEIVVGELHTLPHLVELPGRGVGADMIGRAGALLVDIGIDTVPRGYRIAPGRSAVVRRAVSLLNEDLDALEEAWENAGLRGGNRTVKVQSPGPITLAAQLELSGGHRAITDAGAVRDLAASLGEGVARHRAEVARRLDTAVVVQFDEPQLPAALLGRLTGVTSLSPVHPVDEPIAIGLIDDCIATTGAEVALHSCNAELPWKMLQRSSIQALSVDVSTLTAADLDGIGEFVESGRTVLLGVVPATAPVARPSSQEVAEAAVTVTDRLGFPRSVLGERIGVTPACGLAGASPEWARIAIELAQKAADVFAEDPDAV from the coding sequence GTGAGTGTTTTCGCCGCCGCTACCGGCATCGGATCGTGGCCGGGCACCTCGCCCCGTCAGGCCGCAGAAATCGTCGTCGGCGAATTGCACACCCTGCCGCATCTCGTTGAGCTTCCAGGCCGGGGCGTCGGTGCGGACATGATCGGCCGGGCCGGTGCGCTGCTCGTCGATATCGGGATCGACACCGTGCCGCGCGGTTACCGGATCGCCCCTGGCCGCAGCGCGGTGGTTCGCCGTGCCGTCAGCCTGCTCAACGAGGACCTCGACGCCCTGGAGGAGGCGTGGGAGAACGCCGGCCTGCGGGGCGGCAACCGCACCGTCAAAGTTCAATCCCCGGGCCCCATTACATTGGCGGCGCAGCTGGAGCTGTCCGGAGGGCATCGGGCCATCACCGATGCGGGCGCGGTGCGCGACCTGGCCGCCTCGCTGGGGGAGGGTGTGGCGCGGCATCGGGCCGAGGTCGCCAGGCGGCTGGACACGGCGGTGGTGGTGCAGTTCGACGAGCCGCAGTTGCCCGCGGCGCTGCTCGGCCGGCTCACCGGGGTGACCAGTCTGTCGCCCGTGCATCCGGTCGACGAACCCATCGCGATCGGGTTGATCGACGACTGCATCGCCACCACAGGCGCCGAGGTTGCGTTACACAGTTGCAACGCGGAACTGCCATGGAAGATGTTGCAGCGCAGCTCTATTCAAGCGCTATCGGTTGACGTCTCCACGCTCACCGCAGCCGATCTCGACGGCATCGGCGAGTTCGTCGAAAGCGGGCGCACCGTCCTGCTCGGGGTTGTTCCGGCGACCGCGCCCGTGGCGCGTCCGTCGTCCCAGGAGGTCGCCGAGGCGGCGGTCACCGTCACCGACCGACTCGGCTTCCCACGGTCGGTGCTGGGTGAGCGGATCGGTGTCACCCCTGCGTGCGGGCTCGCGGGAGCCTCTCCGGAATGGGCTCGTATCGCGATCGAACTCGCGCAGAAGGCGGCCGATGTGTTCGCCGAGGATCCGGACGCGGTCTAG
- the mnmA gene encoding tRNA 2-thiouridine(34) synthase MnmA: protein MRVLVAMSGGVDSSVAAARMVDAGHDVVGVHLALSSAPGTLRTGSRGCCSKEDAGDARRVADVLDIPFYVWDFADRFKEDVVDDFVSSYARGETPNPCVRCNERIKFSALAARALALGFDAVATGHYARLSGGRLRRAVDADKDQSYVLAVLTAEQLRHAVFPVGDTPKPRIREEAASRGLAVAEKPDSHDICFIPSGDTRAFLGARIGVRRGTVVDSGGTVLAEHDGVHGFTVGQRKGLGIAGPGSDGKPRYVTGIDAETGTVHVGNAADLDVWSLTGERPVFTSGDAPTGPTECQVQVRAHGGIGDGVAELRDGRLAVDLRAPIRGVAAGQTMVLYRPDPDGDEVLGSATITR, encoded by the coding sequence ATGCGGGTGCTCGTAGCGATGAGCGGCGGCGTGGACTCCTCGGTCGCAGCCGCCCGGATGGTCGACGCCGGACACGACGTGGTGGGCGTGCACCTGGCGTTGTCGTCGGCGCCCGGCACGCTGCGCACCGGATCACGGGGCTGCTGCTCCAAAGAGGACGCCGGCGACGCCCGACGGGTCGCCGACGTGCTCGACATACCGTTTTACGTCTGGGATTTCGCAGACCGATTCAAAGAAGACGTGGTCGACGACTTTGTGTCGTCCTACGCGCGTGGTGAGACGCCGAATCCGTGCGTGCGGTGCAACGAGCGAATCAAGTTCTCCGCGTTGGCCGCTCGTGCGCTCGCGCTGGGGTTCGACGCCGTGGCAACGGGTCATTACGCGCGGCTGTCGGGCGGACGGCTGCGTCGCGCCGTCGATGCCGACAAGGACCAGTCCTACGTTCTCGCGGTGCTGACGGCCGAGCAGTTGCGCCACGCGGTGTTTCCCGTTGGTGACACCCCCAAGCCGCGAATTCGTGAGGAGGCGGCGAGCCGGGGACTCGCCGTTGCCGAAAAGCCGGACAGCCACGACATCTGTTTCATTCCCTCAGGAGACACGCGCGCATTCCTCGGCGCCCGAATCGGGGTCCGTCGCGGCACCGTTGTCGACTCAGGTGGAACCGTGCTCGCCGAGCACGACGGCGTGCACGGGTTCACCGTCGGCCAGCGCAAGGGTCTTGGCATCGCCGGACCCGGATCCGACGGGAAACCGCGATACGTCACCGGCATCGACGCCGAAACCGGCACGGTGCATGTCGGCAACGCCGCGGATCTGGATGTTTGGTCGCTGACCGGCGAACGGCCGGTGTTCACATCCGGCGATGCGCCGACCGGCCCGACGGAATGCCAGGTGCAGGTGCGTGCGCACGGCGGGATCGGTGACGGTGTCGCCGAACTTCGCGACGGCCGCCTGGCCGTCGACCTGCGCGCGCCGATTCGAGGCGTGGCCGCGGGGCAGACGATGGTCCTCTACCGCCCCGATCCCGACGGCGACGAAGTGCTGGGGAGCGCGACCATCACGCGTTGA
- a CDS encoding SRPBCC family protein, with protein sequence MNPDRIEKEVLLKAPLDRVWRAISDADEFGSWFGVRFDGPFVPGTSVMGTITPTTVDEDVAKAQQPHAGKADAWHIVAVEPQRRLVFRWHPFGVDDGADYADEPTTLVEFTLEDTPDGVLLRIVESGFDAIPAERRQSAFEGNSEGWAAQTELVRKYLALSEKV encoded by the coding sequence ATGAATCCAGATCGGATCGAGAAGGAAGTCCTGTTGAAAGCCCCGCTGGACCGAGTCTGGCGCGCAATCAGCGACGCCGACGAGTTCGGCAGCTGGTTCGGTGTGCGCTTCGACGGACCGTTCGTGCCGGGCACCTCGGTGATGGGGACGATCACCCCGACGACGGTCGACGAGGACGTCGCCAAGGCGCAGCAGCCGCACGCCGGAAAGGCCGACGCCTGGCACATCGTCGCGGTGGAGCCCCAACGCCGGCTCGTGTTCCGTTGGCATCCGTTCGGGGTCGACGACGGCGCCGACTACGCGGACGAACCGACGACTCTGGTCGAGTTCACGCTCGAAGACACCCCCGACGGAGTGCTACTGCGCATTGTCGAATCCGGTTTCGACGCCATCCCTGCCGAGCGCAGGCAGTCGGCGTTCGAGGGCAACAGCGAAGGCTGGGCGGCGCAGACCGAATTGGTCCGCAAGTACCTGGCCCTCAGCGAGAAGGTATGA